Within Fervidobacterium thailandense, the genomic segment GATTAACGTGCGAAAATTCTACATCCAGAATTTCCCACCCACTCGGTTTTTGGTGGACTATCCACTCGGCTTTATTTACGGCCCGGACGCGAAGATGTTCTCCCTGGGTTTTGAGAGTTGCCTTGGAGAGGTGGGTTATTCGCTGGAGTACAACTATCTGATAAAGGGACTGGTAAAGGACGGTGAGACGATTAGATGGAAATGGTTTTGGGATAGCTGGCCGGGAAATGTTTCCGAACCGGGTGCCACAACTCCGGAAAGAGCTGGAGAACAAGGATATCATCTGTTAACAGCAAGGGCAAATTTCAAAAATTTTACATTGCTGTACAAAACGGTGAACCTTGAAAATCACTACTTGGGCCTTACGGTATCTCTGAAGTGGTGAGGTCATTTTAAACAAAGAACGTGGCACATTCAGTGCCACGTTCTTTTTATTATTCGCAACGAATGTTCAATCTTCCCACTCGGAGTAGAACAGTGCGTTTATTTGGTTTGAGTCATCGGGAGAAACGTAATCCATTCTCAGCGGTGTGAAGGGCGCGTCGGTACACTTTGGCGGTTTTCGTTTGTACACAAAGATTGACACGCATTTGTTTCTAATGTACTGGTGTAGAAATTTTTCCTCATTTCCCCGTCCGTCGAATTCTCTGAGCCCACACATGAGAATATACCAGACGGTTTGTTCAAGGTCCTCGAAGGAATAGAGATAATGACGGTTGATCCCCCAGAAATACTTCGTCCATCTCTCAACTAAGTGTGCGTAACTCAGAACTTTCTTGTGCCAGTCAGCGACTTGTTGTTGCGACAGCCGAGCCGTTTCCCTACTCATGCTTTTCCCCCTTTCTTGGTAGCCCAAAAGTTGGGATAGGAGTTTAGGTGTTGTATACAAATGTATACTTATTATAGCAAAAAAACTTGCACCGATTCAATATATCTACTGAAAGCGAATAAGTACATTAACGAACGAATTTAGTGTAAGGATGGTCAAAAGAAATGGTAGACAGATTGCAGGTAAGAATCCTCACAAAGGAGGTGGTCTTCACGAAATTAAAGAAATTCCCCGCGAAATGCGTGTACATCTGTGCATTTTTGATCGTTGTGTTGTGGGTGTTTTCGATGGTAGGTTGCGGGCCAAGTGTGAATCTACCACCGGAAAAGCCTTACAATCCGTCCCCTGCTAACGGGGCAACAAACGTGGACGGATACAAACTGAAGCTTAGCTGGAGTGCAAGGGATCCGAATTTCTTTGATACGCTACGTTTCGATGTCTACTTTGGCGAATCTGCCACCAATTTGGAGCTTATCGCTTCAAAAATTTTAAACTCGCACATCGAACTTTCCGGCAAGTACGAACTGTTAACGAAGAATAAGAAGTATTACTGGCGTGTCGTTGTGTGGGATAGCAAAAACGAGTACGCCGAGGGTGATCTTTGGGAGTTCACAACAGCATCAAACTACCTGCCACGATTCACCGGAAGCCCAACACCGAGCAATGGTACCACCGGTGTGACTGTCAATCCCGTTCTCAGATGGGATGCGTTTGATCCGGATGGAGACATGTTGACGTTCGATCTCCAGTTTGGAGAATTTAGCCCTCCACCTTTGATAGCCACCGGTTTAACTTCAAAGGAGTACAGCCCCGGTAAGCTGAAGTACGGCACAAAGTACTACTGGAGAGTGGTTGCCAAGGACAGCAAAGGTGGGAGGGCCGAAAGTCCAATTTGGAGTTTCACAACCGAGGTACCAATCGGGGAAGTCAAGTGGAAATATCTGACTTCCGGGTATTCACCAAGTATAATCTCCAGCCCGGCGATCGGTAGTGACGGGACAATTTACGTCGGAAGCCTTGACACACTTTACGCCATAACACCGGATGGGACGTTGAAGTGGTGGTACACCGTGAACGGTCAAGTCCTATCGAGTCCTGCGGTAAAAAGTGAATGAACTGGTGATACTATCTATTTTGGGAGTACTGACGGTATCGTTTACGCACTCGATGAGGATGGAAGGTTGAAGTGGCGGTTCAAAACTGACGGTCCGGTCGAGTCAAGTCCAGCGGTGGATTCCTCTGGTAACATCTACGTCGGAAGTGCGGACGGTTATCTTTATGCCATAAAGCCGGACGGGACGATAAAGTGGGACTTTGAAACGGCTGGGGCTATATACTCAAGCCCGGCGATTGGCTATGACGGAACAATCTATGTAGGTAGCGAGGATGGCAACTTGTACGCGATTAAACCCGATGGTACGGAGAAGTGGCGTTTTACCACCGGTGGTGGGATTTACGCGAGTCCCGCGATTGCTTCGGATGGTACGATATACGTCGGTAGTAGGGACAATTACCTGTACGCAATTTACTCTTGGGGAACTCAGCGGTGGAAAGTGCCCGTACGTTTCAAAAGCACTTCCTTTGCTCAGAATCCGTACTCGAGTCCGGTCGTTGGTCCCGACGGTACCATCTACGTAGGTGACATGGACGGAAATCTAAAAGCCATCGCAACTTACGGGACGGTTAAGTGGAGTTATCCGACGGGTGCGTCAATTCTCTCCACACCGGTAATTGGGACGGATGGAACGATATATTTTGGTAGTAGCAACGGTTACGTCTACGCCGTCAGGTCTGACGGTTCACTGAAGTGGCGTTCAGCGTTCCGCATTAGTTACGGGATCAGGTCGAGCCCAACGATCGAAGCGGACGGTACTCTCCACATTGGTGGTTTGGACGGTTGGCTCTACGCGGTTTATACGGATTCGTACGGTTTAGCCAAGTTCAACTGGCCGAAGTTCCGTGGAAATATCAGAAACACGGGGAGGTATGGTGAGTCGTATTGACCACCACCCGTTGATCGTGTTGATTAAAAGGGTCTCGGGAATCTGTCATTCGTTCCAAGTATTGTTCCGCCACACCGGGCAGGTTTTTTTGTTGAATTTACGGCCTTGGGTTATTCATCAGGTCTTTTCGAGGTATCGACTCAGCCAATTCTGGACCTGATCGGGGCTTTCAACCTAAGGTTCCGGGTGTTTCTCAAAAACCTTTCGGTTTTCAACGTCGAAGGTTACGTGTACGAATCGCTTTTTGTTCCAAAAGTGTACGGTGGTTTGCCCAGTGAGGAACAAATTCTCGTTTTGCTGGGACGAGGCTACTGGCACACGAACGTCCCGTTTGGATGGATGGTGTTGAGGACGAACTCAGAGTTACTCAGTCTCGGGACGTACATAGGTATCCAAAACGATTCGGGTTACGCGATTCCATTTTCACGCGTGGTTTCTTAAGTCTTGGGATACCGCTGTCGGGTAATTTTGAACTCTTTTTGGAAATATCGAAGGGGGTGCCCTCCTGGCGTGCTCACCAACAACGTGAGAGATGGGGAGTAGAACGAAATGATTTGGGAGGTGCGTGAAAAATCGACGTACGTTGCGCTCCGAGGAGGACTTATCTCATATTTTCCACCAAGCCCTGAATCTAAACACTGACTTAACGAATCGCGTGTAGACTTTCTAGAGTGAATCATTCCCCAAAGAATACTGGGAGGAGGAATTTTCTTGCGTAAAGTTGCCTTTATTTCGGACGTGCATTCGAACCTGGAAGCACTAGAGGCGGTTTTAAAGGATATCGACGAGCGTGGGGTGGACGAGGTTTTCTGCGTTGGTGATCTTGTTGGTTACGGGCCGAACCCGAACGAAGTTATCGAGCTTATCCGTGAGCGAAATATTCCAACCGTCTGCGGCAATTACGACGATGCCGTTGGCTTTGAGAAAGACAGTTGTGGGTGCGCGTACAACCCTGGTCGAGAGACGGAGGTCGGGGATGAGTCGATACGGTGGACAATAGAGCACACAAGCCCGGAGAACAAGGCGTTTCTCCGCTCGCTTCCCAAGAAGCTCAGTATCCAGGTCGAGAACGTAAAGGTATTGCTTGTTCACGGAAGTCCGCTGAACCACTTGCTTGAGTACGTCAAGCCTTCGGTATCGGCTGAGCGACTGAAATTGCTGGTTCGTGACATCGAGGAAGATATCATCGTCAACGGTCACACGCATCTGAGGATGGCAAGGCATATCTTGGGAAAGTTGGTCCTCAACCCCGGTAGTGTGGGGCGTACTAAGGACGGTAAGCCAGGAGCAACTTACGCGATCCTGTACGTGGATGATGTGGTGTATTGGTACGAATTTGTTTTCGTGGAGTACGATGTAAAGAGGACTGTTGAAAAGCTTGTCAAAGCCGGCTTGCCGGTCGAGCTTGGCACCGTACTGGCACTGGGGCAGACGTTCGATATGGGACCTGGTAAGGATGATTCGTCCAAAGACGCATCAAAGAACTTCCAGCTCTTTCGTTGAGCACATTTCCCTTAATTTGCTGACCAGTAGTTCAGTGGCCCTTACATCGTCTTCGTTGTACACGAGAATCGCGTTTAATATGTCTTCATCACCGGTGGACATGTAACGGGCGTAGGTGTCAATGACTGTCCTCCCGTTTATATCGTTTCTCCACTGGAATCCGAAGTACCGTGCGAGCACCTTCAGCGAGTAGGATGGAACGGGCAGGGCAACGTGGTCCGCGTACAGTTTGTAGACGTCCACGAAGCGTTTGAAAAATTCCTTAGGTATGTCAATACCGTAACGTTTGGCGAGTTTCTTGAACCTCTGGACTTCGTATTGGTGGAAGTGGTACACCGGGCCGGAGGTTTGATCGATGAATTCAAGTACATTTCGAAAAGCTCGTACCTCTTCGTTTTGATCCCGTGCCAAGAAGGGAATGTAAGTTCCATCTGAAAGCACCCCGAAGAGGTAATCAAAATCAGTAGGCGTGTAGCTTTCGATGTCTAGGAAGATACCATTTTCCAGCTGTGGGGGCTGGGCAAAAAGAACGGGTCTGTTTTCGATCACGCTTCGCGCGTGTGCGATAAGTTTTCTTGTGCGTTCAGGGCCGAAATGTTCTATCAACCTGTCTCGCTGGTTCAGTAAATCCTTTATCGAATCTATCCCGATCTTTCTGAGTTTCTCCGCCGTTTTACCGCGTAGTCCGTGTAGAAAATCGATGCTTTCGATAGCCCTCGCTTCGTGGAAACATTTTTCGACGAATGGGCAGAGCCTGCACAGGTGCGTTTTTGAAACTTTGTAATCGGTTTCGGTACAAAAGTACGAAAGTAGCGAGAGCATCCGGGTAACGTACGGTCTCCAGTTGACCGAGGTCGAGTAATGTTCACTTTCGAAAATGATAGAACCGACTTCCTGCCCACAACTCTCGAGCACATATCCGATGAACGCCGCCTCAAGGAAGTGGTAATCGCTCAGCTTCTTTCCCGTCTTTTTTATCTTCAGTACGTAAGGAGATCTGGAGACGATCTCGTCGGGAATCACCACGAGTAAACAGCCGAACGCATCCGTGGAGAACGTTTTGATATCCTGCGGTAGGTTCGGACCGTTCGAGTTTTGGATTTCATACCTAGCTTTTTTTGGACAGAAGTATATGGTTTTAATATCTCTGTTTGTCAAAATCATTTGGGACATCCCGTTTCTTCCTCCGCTGATATCACCGTTCAGAAAAATTTTTTCAGAATCTTCGCTACCACACGATCGCTAAAGATCCTCCGAACCACCGAGTAAGCCAGTTTGTTACCCACGTCTGGAATGTAGAGTGGCTTGCCTGCCTCGAATGCCCGCAGGGCACCAACGACTACTTCGCGTGGTTCCATCATGTTGTAATCCGTTCTCATTTTCGCACGCTCGAAGAACTTTGTCCGAGTTTTACCAGGTGCCACACACAGAACGTGGATGTTCTTGTCAAGTAACTCGGCCCAGAGTGCGAGAGAGAAATTGTAGACGTACGCTTTGGTGGAGGCATAAACGGCGAACTTTGGTATTGGGAAGAATCCCGCAACCGAGGCGATGTTGATAATCCCGCCTCGCCCCACGCGTAGCATCTCTTTTAAGTAATGATAGGTTAGTTGCGTTAAGACTTTGACGTTCAGATCTATTATGGTCTCGTACTCGTCCCACTGGTGGGTTGGGAACTCCCCGTAGAGTCCCAGACCTGCGTTGTTGATCAGTAGGTCAATTTGGAGATGGCTCGTATTCTCGATCACGTAGGAGGTATCCTTCACAAGGTCGGCTTGGATAAAGATGACCTTTGAGGAGGAAATGCTGTGTATCTCCTCCTCCAACTTACTCAACGCGGAGACATCCCTACCGACAAGAACGAGGTTGAGGTTCCGCCGAGCAAGTTCAAGCGCGAACTCACGCCCTATGCCCGACGATGCGCCCGTTACAAGTGCCCACCGGTAATCCGAGAGTTTGGGCATAACACTCCCCCTCTAATTTTGCATTCTTGAAGACACAGTAAGTTAAGAATTTCAGGTTCCGATACGAGTTAAGGGTCAACACACTAAATTTCCTTGTTAAAAATATTATATCACCTCGAGAATTGAATAAAGGCTTAACGTATGTTAAAATTGTCTGTGTTGTAGAATCTGGAAAATTTTCCAAGTTTCCGGAATTTCCGAAAGTGAGGATAGTTGTGGATGCTCAAAAACGTTCTTAGGATCGCTATACCCGTTTCCGTTGAAAATATTCTCGGGAACACGGGCATTTTCTTGATGACTTTGATGCTCACAAAGCTTGGGGAAGTTCCGGTTGCTGTGAACGGGATCGCGGCCCAGGCCTCTTTTTTGGTAATCCTCTTCCTCTTCGGTCTCAACTCCGGTGGGGGGATATTCTTAGCGCAGTTCTGGGGAAAGAAGGATTACGAGGGCATATCGAGGACTACGAGTTTGATGGTCCTTTTCTCGCTCGTCATTTCAACCATTTTCTTTGTGCTTACGTTCTTCTTTCCGACGTTTTTCGCGGGTATTTTTTCGAAAGATCCGACGGTAGTTAAGGAAAGCTTTGAGTTTTTGAGGATAATATCCTTTTCGTACTTTGGTATAGCTCTCGAGGTCGTCTTCCGAACCCTTTTACGTAGTGTGGAACGCGCAACAATCCCAATGGAATCTTACATATTCGGAACCACTGTCCAAGTTGGCCTGGCTTACGTACTCACGTTTGGCCATTTCGGTTTTCCGAAGCTCGGCTTGATGGGTATCGCGTGGGCCACGCTGGTTGGGCGGTACTTAATTCCCGCATATCAAATTCTGAGAATCGTCTTTTCCGATTTGAAGTTTTCGTTTTTCAATCCCGGTGTACCACGTAGCTTTTTGAGAAAATTCCTCAGCTACGCCACACCCACGACGCTGAACGAGATTGCCTGGTCACTTGGAATGACGATGTACGGGGTCATTTTCGGGCGGATGGGAACGAAGGTTTACGCAGCAAGGAACGTGCTTTCGTCCTTTGAGAATTACGTTTGGACGTTTACGTTCGGTTTGGTCATCGCCGCAGCAGTTCTTGTTGGAAAGATGATAGGCGAGATGCGTTATCAGGAAGCGCTGCAATTTGCAAAGCGTATGCTTAAAGTGAACGTCCTGGTGGGCACGGTGAGCGCTGGACTGATCTTACTTGTGTACTACGTACTCCTTCCCGGATTCAAACTTGAGTTAGAAACGAAGAGGATGCTCACATTTGCCATGTGGGTGATGCTCATCGGTGCACCGATCAAGGCGTTCAACGGTATGGCGGTGGTCGGGGTTCTGAGGGCTGGAGGAGATGCAAAGTTCGCGTTTTTACTTGAATCTTCAACGTTGTGGTTGATAGGTGTTCCACTTGCGTACATTGGAGCTTTCGTCTGGAATCTAGACATGCCGGTGGTTTACGCCTTAACTCTGTCAGATGAGCTTGTCAAATCGATCCTCGCATATCTCAGAATCAAGTCGAACAGTTGGATGCGAAACGTGACGTTGGAAGAACCGACGGTCCTTGTTGAACACGAAGTCTGAAAGATAAAGAAAGGCTGAAGTATGCGTCCCACTGGAGGAGTACGCTGTGGCTTTGGTTAGTCCTCGTGAGATATACGAGCGCGTAAAGGATGAATTGATTAAGGTAAACGTTCAAGTGAGCGGAGAAGTGGAGGAGTATTTTCAGAGCTATCGTGGGCCGTTTCGGGACGAGATACTCAAAAACTTTGTCGTGGCCCGTTGTGAGCGACTCCCGTTGTGTCAGGATACCGGCTTGGTTGAGTTCTTCGTTTTCAAGGGGGTCAACATCCTGCTTGAGGAACCAATAAGCCTGACGTTGAACAGGTGCGTTGCGGACGCTTACGCGGAAGCCGGTTTTAGAAAGAGTATCGTGCGCGAGCCGATTTGCAATCGTGTCAATACTGGAAGTAACACGCCGTGCATCGTTCACTTGTTTGAGGTTGGTACAGATACGTTGGAGATTTTCGTTCTGGTCAAAGGTGGGGGTAGTGAAAATCTCACAAGGTTACTGATGCTCGAACCAGGTGCAAGTACTGACGAGTTAATCGATGCTGTGCAAAACGTGCTCGTACCGGACGTTGCGAACGCTTGTCCACCGGTTCACGTTGGGATAGGCTTGGGGGGAAGTTCGGACCTCGCACTCTTACTTTCCAGACTCGCACTCTTTGATCACGATTTTAAAAATTTCGAACCGGACATCGTTGATTATCCCGAGCTTTCGGAAAAGCTGAAAGAACGACTGAACTCTTCAAAAATAGGTGTCCAAGCCTTGGGAGTTGGACACACGGTTTTGAAGGTTAGGTGTCTTGGTTTCCCGACGCACATTGCCACGTTACCAGTTGCGGTGAGTGTGGACTGCTTTCTGAATCGTACCGGAAGGGTGAAGATAAGATGAACATGACAATAGATCTGTCAAAATTGAGGGTTGGGGAATTTCTAGAGTTTGACGGTGAAATGTTTGTGATGCGCGATGCGGCACAAAAGAGGTTACTTGAATTCAAAACAAGTGGAAAAGACCTCCCAGTGGATTTAAGGGGAAAAATCGTGTTTTACGCTGGTCCAACGTTTGTTGGCGGCAGAATGGTCATTGGGCCTACCACTTCAAAGAGAATGGACAAGTACCTTCAGCTGCTTTTAGAAAACGGTGTCGTTGCGACCGTTGGGAAAGGGGCAAGGTCCGAGTATGTTCGAGAGTTAATCAGGTTGTTTAAGGCCCCGTACTTTGTTGCACCGAGTGGTTGCGCGGCGTATCTATCCGAACACGTCGTTGGTTGGGAAATGTTGGCTTTTCCCGAATTGGGGCCGGAGGCTATTTACAGGATCGAGGTAAAAAAATTCCCGTTGGTCGTCTACATTGACGCCAACGGGAACGTTTACGAAGCTTTTGGTGGAGCCGATGGGATTTGAACCCACGGCCTCTACCGTGCGAAGGTAGCGCTCTCCCAACTGAGCTACGGCCCCACGCTTATGCGGAGTTCGGCCTCCAGCGTGAAACATTATATCATACACTTTCAAAAAATCAAGATGCCTAAGGGGGTTGCTCGATGCGTAGGTACAGGTATGTGAGGAAGAATAGACGCTACATAATAACGTCTGCCTTGCTTGTCGCAATTGCGCTCATGCTGCTGTTTGGAATCCTGTTTGCGAACAGATCCGTGGACGTTTTCGAAAACTATTACGGAGACTTCAAGCTCTTGACGATAAAGGAAGTATTCCAGTACGGCTTGAAAACCTATACGGTTCAATTTCCGATATTTGGTCGCCCGCGTTTGATCGGTTTCGATAGTTTCAGAAACAGGTACACGCTTTACTTCGAGAATGGAAGGCTAACCGTGGAAGTCGGAAACCGGAAGATCGAAGATCCGGAGAAGCAGTACGAAAGACTCTACACACTCGCGCTAATAAACATAGTGGAGAAGAATGCACCTGTGGAAGTTGTTCCAGCGGAGCAAAAGTTACTCTTTGAGTACGTACCAAACGGGAAGTTTACACTTCTTAGGAATGGTGGTAAGGATTTTGTTGTTTACTCTGGTAATCGCCAAGACGGTAAATTTGTTGAAATTTGGTTTACCGTCGAAAGGGCACGGGATTCGTCTTTCAAAGTGAAGGTTGAGAAAGCATCTCTTGATGGAAAGATTCTGAGTGACAAAGAGCTATCCGCCTTATTATCTGAGATTTACAAGAAAAGCTTCAACGAAGACTTGGTAACACTCATCAAGTCAGCCTACCTTAATGAGATAAAAGATTATACGCTCGGTGAATTCGCTCAAAAGTTCGCCGACGCAAGGTGGTACGTTAAGGATGAGGCAGGAAAGTTGGTCGAACTTGTAATCGCAGATTCAATTAGGCTTGAGGGTTCGAAAGAGCCAACGACGGTAACGATAACACTTGGGCTAAAGCTTGAGACCATAGGTCAAGCCTCGTTGCAGTACGTGGTTGTAAACAACGAGGAAATTCAAAAGGAAAAGTTGCAAAATTTCGTGGTTTACCTCTTTGCAAAGCAGTTCAGAGATTTTCATGAAAAGGAGTCTCTGAGAATTGTTGAGCTCATTAGGAACGGTGTTATTCAATCTCACAATGTAAAGATAAACGATCTGTTCAACACTATATTTAAGGACCAGTCTTGGGAGGTTGAATTCACACCGGATGGTGCGAACGTGACTTTTAGAGGAACACTTCTGGGCAGCGAGTCTCCTACAAGAATACTCTTTGTTTACAACGGAAAAACAGCTTTGATACAGCAAGTTGTTTCGAACAACAACGTTGTTTCATCGAAAACTTTCCTGAACGAGGCTTTAAACCGATATGAAAAGTTAAGAACTCAGTCGGAAGTAAAAGCATCCGAGGAAGAGCTCGTTGAACGAGTAAAGCAAACCAAACTTGTTAGAACTTCACCCCACAAAGACAATCAAGCAGCGTTCGAAAGTTTCCTTAATAAGATAGTTTGGACTGGTAAGCTTGAAGACAAAACCGTGACAGTATCTGGAATAGGTACGTACGCTGGCAAGGCTTTGAACTTCGAGTTCATCTTCGATGTTTCAACAGTGACGCCAGTTTTGAAAACCGTTCGCGTTAACGATCAAACGGTGGATGAAACGGTTATTGATTACATCATAGGTAAGATATTCCTTGTGCCCAATTACGAGTACGGAATGTTGGAGTACGTGAAAAATTACGTTGTCGCCACCAAAACATTACGCGAAGTATTTGGTGAAAATGTTTGGACTGTGGATGTAAAACGGGACCTCGTGGTACTCAAAACTGGAAAACTCTCGGGTGCTTTTCGCGTAGAACTTGATGGAAGTGTTCGGTGTGTCCAGCTGGCCTA encodes:
- a CDS encoding SDR family NAD(P)-dependent oxidoreductase; translated protein: MPKLSDYRWALVTGASSGIGREFALELARRNLNLVLVGRDVSALSKLEEEIHSISSSKVIFIQADLVKDTSYVIENTSHLQIDLLINNAGLGLYGEFPTHQWDEYETIIDLNVKVLTQLTYHYLKEMLRVGRGGIINIASVAGFFPIPKFAVYASTKAYVYNFSLALWAELLDKNIHVLCVAPGKTRTKFFERAKMRTDYNMMEPREVVVGALRAFEAGKPLYIPDVGNKLAYSVVRRIFSDRVVAKILKKFF
- a CDS encoding metallophosphoesterase family protein; its protein translation is MRKVAFISDVHSNLEALEAVLKDIDERGVDEVFCVGDLVGYGPNPNEVIELIRERNIPTVCGNYDDAVGFEKDSCGCAYNPGRETEVGDESIRWTIEHTSPENKAFLRSLPKKLSIQVENVKVLLVHGSPLNHLLEYVKPSVSAERLKLLVRDIEEDIIVNGHTHLRMARHILGKLVLNPGSVGRTKDGKPGATYAILYVDDVVYWYEFVFVEYDVKRTVEKLVKAGLPVELGTVLALGQTFDMGPGKDDSSKDASKNFQLFR
- a CDS encoding FumA C-terminus/TtdB family hydratase beta subunit — translated: MNMTIDLSKLRVGEFLEFDGEMFVMRDAAQKRLLEFKTSGKDLPVDLRGKIVFYAGPTFVGGRMVIGPTTSKRMDKYLQLLLENGVVATVGKGARSEYVRELIRLFKAPYFVAPSGCAAYLSEHVVGWEMLAFPELGPEAIYRIEVKKFPLVVYIDANGNVYEAFGGADGI
- a CDS encoding PQQ-binding-like beta-propeller repeat protein — translated: MYFGSTDGIVYALDEDGRLKWRFKTDGPVESSPAVDSSGNIYVGSADGYLYAIKPDGTIKWDFETAGAIYSSPAIGYDGTIYVGSEDGNLYAIKPDGTEKWRFTTGGGIYASPAIASDGTIYVGSRDNYLYAIYSWGTQRWKVPVRFKSTSFAQNPYSSPVVGPDGTIYVGDMDGNLKAIATYGTVKWSYPTGASILSTPVIGTDGTIYFGSSNGYVYAVRSDGSLKWRSAFRISYGIRSSPTIEADGTLHIGGLDGWLYAVYTDSYGLAKFNWPKFRGNIRNTGRYGESY
- a CDS encoding PQQ-binding-like beta-propeller repeat protein translates to MVDRLQVRILTKEVVFTKLKKFPAKCVYICAFLIVVLWVFSMVGCGPSVNLPPEKPYNPSPANGATNVDGYKLKLSWSARDPNFFDTLRFDVYFGESATNLELIASKILNSHIELSGKYELLTKNKKYYWRVVVWDSKNEYAEGDLWEFTTASNYLPRFTGSPTPSNGTTGVTVNPVLRWDAFDPDGDMLTFDLQFGEFSPPPLIATGLTSKEYSPGKLKYGTKYYWRVVAKDSKGGRAESPIWSFTTEVPIGEVKWKYLTSGYSPSIISSPAIGSDGTIYVGSLDTLYAITPDGTLKWWYTVNGQVLSSPAVKSE
- a CDS encoding fumarate hydratase, whose product is MALVSPREIYERVKDELIKVNVQVSGEVEEYFQSYRGPFRDEILKNFVVARCERLPLCQDTGLVEFFVFKGVNILLEEPISLTLNRCVADAYAEAGFRKSIVREPICNRVNTGSNTPCIVHLFEVGTDTLEIFVLVKGGGSENLTRLLMLEPGASTDELIDAVQNVLVPDVANACPPVHVGIGLGGSSDLALLLSRLALFDHDFKNFEPDIVDYPELSEKLKERLNSSKIGVQALGVGHTVLKVRCLGFPTHIATLPVAVSVDCFLNRTGRVKIR
- a CDS encoding MATE family efflux transporter, with product MLKNVLRIAIPVSVENILGNTGIFLMTLMLTKLGEVPVAVNGIAAQASFLVILFLFGLNSGGGIFLAQFWGKKDYEGISRTTSLMVLFSLVISTIFFVLTFFFPTFFAGIFSKDPTVVKESFEFLRIISFSYFGIALEVVFRTLLRSVERATIPMESYIFGTTVQVGLAYVLTFGHFGFPKLGLMGIAWATLVGRYLIPAYQILRIVFSDLKFSFFNPGVPRSFLRKFLSYATPTTLNEIAWSLGMTMYGVIFGRMGTKVYAARNVLSSFENYVWTFTFGLVIAAAVLVGKMIGEMRYQEALQFAKRMLKVNVLVGTVSAGLILLVYYVLLPGFKLELETKRMLTFAMWVMLIGAPIKAFNGMAVVGVLRAGGDAKFAFLLESSTLWLIGVPLAYIGAFVWNLDMPVVYALTLSDELVKSILAYLRIKSNSWMRNVTLEEPTVLVEHEV
- a CDS encoding TM0106 family RecB-like putative nuclease; translation: MSQMILTNRDIKTIYFCPKKARYEIQNSNGPNLPQDIKTFSTDAFGCLLVVIPDEIVSRSPYVLKIKKTGKKLSDYHFLEAAFIGYVLESCGQEVGSIIFESEHYSTSVNWRPYVTRMLSLLSYFCTETDYKVSKTHLCRLCPFVEKCFHEARAIESIDFLHGLRGKTAEKLRKIGIDSIKDLLNQRDRLIEHFGPERTRKLIAHARSVIENRPVLFAQPPQLENGIFLDIESYTPTDFDYLFGVLSDGTYIPFLARDQNEEVRAFRNVLEFIDQTSGPVYHFHQYEVQRFKKLAKRYGIDIPKEFFKRFVDVYKLYADHVALPVPSYSLKVLARYFGFQWRNDINGRTVIDTYARYMSTGDEDILNAILVYNEDDVRATELLVSKLREMCSTKELEVL